The Methanocella arvoryzae MRE50 DNA window TAATAACCAAAGCCGGGTATAGCCTATAATAGTCATAATCGGGTATAAATACTTAATCCCGGTTAGGGCAATAGCGCTGACAGGATTAAGCTTAATCCCGGTTAGGGCAATAGCGCTGACAGGATTAAGCTTAATCCCGGTTAGGGCGATAGCGCTGACAGGATTAAGCTTAATGTCGGTTGCCCCTGTATTGAAAGAGTATTAACTGAATGTACACCTGCTGATCGTTCCCCAAATCTCATATATTCGATACGCCCTAATAAGTCAGAGAGAATCGTCCATGCAGGCAAAATCGGTAGGCATCATCTCAAGGCTCGACGTCAAGGACCCGAAGAGCCTCATTCCGGCGTTCGTCAAGCACCTTTCATACAAGGTAAAGCTTTCTCTCGACCCAGTCACTGCCAGCCTCTGCGGCAGCAACGAGCCGACCGAGATCGACGAGATGTACGTGGACCTGGTCCTGATCTTCGGCGGAGACGGGACGATCCTCCGGTCTTTGCAGCTTTTACCCAAGCCCACCCCGATCATGGGCATCAACATGGGTGAAGTGGGCTTCCTGACTGTCACCGACCCTGAGAGCGCTCTCTACATGATTGACGATATCATCTCGAACTTCGAGGTGGTCGAACGCCAGCGGATGGCGGTGAAGCTGAACGAATATGAGCTTCCCTGCGCCATGAATGAGGCAGTAGTGATCACTTCTAGGCCTGCAAAAATATCCCAGTTCCGGGTTTACGTGGACGGCAAGTTCATGGAGGAGTTCCGGGCAGACGGCATTGTCTTCGCCACCCCGACCGGCTCCACGGCTTACGCGATGAGTGCTGGCGGCCCCATCGTAGATCCGGGCGTAGATGGCATCATCATCGTGCCCCTAGCACCTTATAAATTATCGGCCCGCCCGTGGGTAGTCCCGGGGAGAAGCATAATCAAGCTGGAATTACTCAGGGAGGACAAGGAATCCATGGTCGTAGTCGACGGGCAGTACATGACCAGCGTGACAACAAAAGACGTCCTCACTTTTACGATGTGCGAGAACCCGGCCCTGTTCGTCAAGTTCCACGACAAGTTCTACGATCTGGTGCGCGAAAAATTAACTTAGAAATCTACTTCTGCCGGGCGCCAGGACACCAGGTACAGATTTATCTGCGAACTCTATCCTGTTAATGGGGTGTTCTGGCGACCTGGCGTTTTAAGGCCGAGGCCCCCCAGGGCTGAGATCTCAGGTACCTATAACTCTGGCATAGCCAGCGAATGTTTTATATGGCAGTTGAGTAATGTTAACATCGATCGCCTATGTGCAATCAGTTCTTATAGTCTTCTTGTAAACAGTCGGGCAGACCGAAAAACCGGTGAGTGAGAGGCATCGGGGTTTGGCTTTTTAATCATCAGCCATGGCTGGTTTAGTCCACCGGCCAGGGCGGATGGCGTCGTTCACTGACTCTAGTTGTCAGTGTCACAGATCATTACAGTTTCAGGAGAGAATCATATGGAATTTACAGTACAGGACACATTGTCCACCTATCGGAAGATCATCGCAGAGCAGAACGCAGAGAAGAAGACAGAGCTTTTCAGGGAGGAACTCTTAGCGCCCTACGAGGGCATGTTTAATGTTTTCGGGGGGTCCTTGCGCCCGGCAGCGGGCAAGATGGACGCCATGCAGATGCTGGGGGGCTGGTCTTTCATCCCACCTGAGCAGCTGGGCGAAAAAGTGTTGGCCAGGCTGGAGGTTTTCGAAAAGTACCGTGCCCATGACCTGATGACTGAGGCCATGGAAAAAGTCTGCGACGCTTTCCAGGCCTACGAAAACCGGATACCGCTGAAGCACCTGCAGGCAGGCCTGTTCCTCCTCGATCCGGCGAGGATGGACCCGGCGGACCACGGCTATACGGGCTTCGGGGCCATTCCCGGCTACGTGATGGTCACCTACGGTGAACCGGATGCGTACAACCTGTCGAAGATCCAGCCCACGCTAGCGCACGAGGCCCACCACTCGATTTATAGCTCTGCCGTGCCTCGCAACATGATGTCCATCACGGTCGGAGAATACATGATCATGGAGGGGCTGGCGGAGTCCTTTGCCACGGAGTTGTTCGGCCGGGACCGGGTCGGTTACTTCGTGGAAGAATTCGACATGAGCCAGCTGCCCCAGGTCAAGGAAGGCATGAAGCAGGCTCTGACTCTGAGCGGCTTCGACGTCGTACGATCCTACATCTTCGGCGACCGCAAGGCGACGAAGTTCGGCGGCAAAGCCGTAGGTATGCCCGACCATGCCGGCTATGCCGTGGGGTACTTCATCGTGCAGGATTACCTGACAAATACCGGCAAGACTGTCGCTGAAGCAACCTTCGTGCCCGCCGTCGAGATCATCCGGGAGTCGGGCTTTTTCGAGTGAGCGGACCTGCAGTCCGCTTCTCTTTTTTACTCTGCAGTTCCTAACCAAAGGCTCATAATGGTTCGAGTGACAGTTATATGCGACTTGTATGGAATTCACTGTCCAGGATACAATCTCAGTCTACCGGTCGATCATTGAGGAGAAAAACAAGCGGAAGCGGCGGGAGATGTTCAAGAACGATCTCATGCTGCCCTATGAAGGCATGTTCAACGCCTTCGGAGCGACGCTGAACCCGCAGCGGGGCAAGCTCGATGCTCTCAAGATGCTGGACATCTGGAAGTTCGTGATGCCGGAGAAGCTGGATCAGCATTCACTCGAGCAACTGGAAATCCTGGAAAAAAATAACGCGCAGGGCCTGATGTCGGAGACTATCGCCCGGGCGATCGAGGTCTTCAAACCCTTCGAGAGCAGAATTCCGTTAAAACATATTATCGCGGGCCTGTTCCTTCTCGATGCCTCCAGGATGGATCCCGTCGACCACGGCTACTCCGGCTACGGCGGCATCCCCGGCTACGTAATGCTGACCTACGGCGAGCTGAGCGAATACAACCTGTCCCGGCTCCAGGCAGCTTTAGCCCACGAAGTCCACCATAATATTCGACTGTCAGTCATGCCCTGGGATCCTGTCAATATCACTGTCGAAGACTACCTCATCCTCGAAGGTCTGGCCGAATCCTTCGGCACATGGCTCTACGGAGAGGACAAGATCGGGTACTACATATCTGAATTCCCGGCCTGGAAGCTGCCCGAAGCCCGGCAGCTGATTAAAGACTCCCTCGACAAGAAGGGCTTCGGGGAAGTCCGAAACTACCTCTACGGCGACCGGGCCCCCGGAAAAGCCAAAAAGCCACTGGGCATTCCGGCGTTTACCGGCTACAAGATCGGGTATGAGGTCGTCCAGGCATACCTGCGGAAAACCGGGAAAACGCCCGTCGAGGCGACCTTCCTGTCTGCCGGGGAGATCATTAAAGGATCCGGGTATTTTGACTGATCTGAAACGTTAGCTCATATTCAATAAAAACCACTGTGACACAGCTTCCTATCCGGGCAACCGGAAATCAAATACTGAAACCACAGCGACACGGCGGCACGGAGACAGTGCGTACCAGTACAACAGAACAGAGGCTGAAACCACGGCGGCACAGCGACACAGCGACAGTGCGCATCGGACTACGATAGCTTCTTTTTAGATCCACGGCGGCACGGCGGGCTGACGCATGGAGACAGTTCCCCCAGCTGTAACGGACTGGAAACCTGGATTAACGGATTATTTTACTACTGTACTCATCACATGCTTAATCGATCGACCGGTGACCATCTTGATCAATGCACTGTCTCCGTGTCGCCGTGGACATAATAAAGATATCTTGTTTCACAGTACACCATTGTCTCTGTGTCGCCGTGCCGCCGTGGTTACGTGCTTGATTTTTAGGTGCTGTCGGGTTATTTTGCCCTGTACACCGTGGCGCTGTCGGGATCGAGGCCACTCCACTTGACGGAGTATCCGAGGGCCTGGATTACCATATCTACTGAGGTAATGCCCCGATGTCTGATCGTCGTTACGGCCTCTCCGTACTGCAGGCTGTCAGGTAATGCGGCCCGGAGGTCGGTAAGTACTGTATCGCTGATCAACTCTTCTTTTGTCGTCAGGTAGCCTTCGGGCGGGTGCTCTTCGAGATACGCCCTGATTGCATCGACGCTTTCGCCGGCTGCTTCGGCGAGGCCGGCGATCTGAATGACGTCCCCTTTTATGGTCAGTCCTTTGCTGCTGATCCTTGCCGCACCAGCATCTGCGTCGGCTTTTTCCAGCGCCTTTAGCCTGTCGAGCACTGGCTTTATCGGCATCTTGCGGCCAAAGAAGATGACGCCGGGGATTTCCCGGAACGCCTCGCAGGACATCTGGTCGCTGGCCAGGACTATCAACTCTTTATCTTTGATCTCCTTGAGCTTGGCTACCTTGCGTTTCAGGTACTCGGCGGTCCAGAAGCCGGCGATTTCGACGTATACCCGGCTGCGGTTCTTTTCCAGCAGGAAGTCGGGAATGAACAGGTATCTGCCTGTGATCAGGGGCTCAGGCTCCCGGGATATGGTCCAGCCGGTGGCTGCGTTGGCGAACGAGCTATAGAACATTTCTTCTGCCGAGCTGTCGAATTCCATCTCCTTTTCCGGGCCGGGCCTGAAGAGGCTGCCGTGCCTGTCTTCCCGCATCGAAAAGGTGTAGAGCTTCGGATTCCCCGAGAAGTCTTTTCTAAGGATGGTAGCCTCGACACTCCATCCTGGTGTACCGATGATCAGGGGGAGCAGCTTAGCCATGGAAGTGCCGTACCGCTCGGTCATCTTGATCGCAGACGTCGGCCCGTCGATGGTGATGTCCACTCTGCCGTCTCTGGCTTCGGCATCGTACATCAGCCCGAGCCACTTAAGCTTCCGCAGGATTTCCTTATGTCCAGACGCCGTGCGGAACCGGAGCTGGGTCGCTTTGAAGAGCAGCGTCTGTGCCAGGCCCATGTTATATTGCTTGATAAGTTCCTCGGGCGTGGGCTGTCTGAATGCCCTGATCAGCATCTCGTCTTCGAGGTCCGCGTAGAGTGACCGTTCCAGGTCGGCAGGGCTGATGCCGAGCGTGCCGGCCACCTTCCCGAGCAGCGCTTTTCTGTTCTCGCCGCCGATCACCGGGTATGCGTTTGCTGCCGCCTCGAAAACGGCTCGCCTGGCTATGGCTGGCTCGACGGCCGCATCGATAGTGAAGTCGCACCGCCTCTCCAGCAGCGAGACCATCCCTCTGACAAGCCTGTAGTCGAAGCCCTGGTCTTCCATCTCTTCGAGGATGCCGTACAGCTCTCCGAGCTTTTTGCCCGTATGGTCCTCGAAGATACTGATGACGTCCCTGGCCAGGTCCAGGTGGTCGCCCTCGGGCGGAATGAATGCCGGGGCGATCGTGTCGCCCCTGACTCTGGCTACCAGCAGGTCGCTCGAAAGCATCAGGCTTCCCTCCGGCGCTTCCGGGACGAGCCTTCTTCCATGGTGCCCTGAGCCACGATCTCGTAGAGCACGGCTTTCTTATCCCCTTTCTTCCTGAGAATGCGGCCGAGGCGCTGGACGAATTCCCGGCGGCTGCCGCTGCCGCTGAGGATGATGCCCACGTTGGCGTCGGGGACGTCCACGCCCTCGTCGAGGACTTTGGAAGTTACGATCGCCCTGTAAGCTCCTGTGCGGAACTTCGACAGGTTTTCCATCCGCTCGTCCTTCGAAGTGGTATGGGTGATAAAGGGTATGAGGAACTCTTTCGATATCGCGTATACAAGCTCATTGTGCTCGGTGAAGATGATGGTCCGATCCTCCGGGCCGCTGTGCTGCTGGAAAATCTTCGTGAGCTCCAGTATCTTGGCCCTGGAGTTAAGCGCCGTTGTCCGGGCCCTGTGTCTGGCGAGAATGGCCTCTCTCGCCCCTTTGTCCCGGCCGCTCCTCATGACCAGCCGCTCGAAATCCCTGGGAGAGCGTAGTATTATGTGATTATCTGAGAGGTATTTCCTGTAAAGATCGTAGTCCCTGCGGTACGAGGCTTCTTCCTCAGGCAGCAGGTCTACCTTGATCCGCCTGAGGTCGTAGTTTGCGAGGTGGACGCCTTCCAGGTTCTCGACGCTCATCTCGAACACTTTGCCTCCCACAAGCCGGGGCAGGTCTTTCTCCTTTCCGTCCTCCCGCTCGTACGTCGCGGTCAGGCCGAGCCGGCAGGGGCATGCCAGCATTTCGGCGATCGTCGTGTAAGCCGGGGATGGCAGGTGGTGGACTTCGTCGAACACCACGAGGCGGAACCTGTTGCCCAGCTCGGAAGCTCTGATATAAGCCGTGTCATAGGTGGCGATCGTCACCGGCCCGAGCCGGTGCTCCTCCCCGCTGTAGACTCCGGGCTCGATGCCGAACTCTTCCTCGATACGCGACTTCCACTGTTCCACCAGGTCTAAAGTAGGCACGATCACGATGGCCGGATGCACGATCGAGATCGCTTTCAGTGCTACGAGCGTCTTCCCGGATCCGGTGGGCAGCACGACTACGCCCCACTTATCGGCCCGGAGCCATGCGGCTATTGCCTTTTCCTGGTATTCCCGAAGCACTGTTTTTATTCTAAGCGCCGGGCTCGGGAAGATGTCCATGACGTCGTCCCTGAACTCGAATCCCGAAGCTTCGAGGTATGCTTTGATGTCTTTGTAAAAGAGCCCCAGCGCCCGGTAGGCCTGGGACCGGGAGTCCCACGATGAGCCTGGGACTCTGACGTTACCCCGGACTACGATAGTGCCCTTGTCGAACGCGAGGTGTATCATGGGGAGTTAATGGTGCGGAGCTTAAATAATCTTTTTCGCCGCGGGGTGAAAGTATACCAGCTATATTAAGAATGGCTGTCCGGAATACTGTTCAGGCTGAAGTTTACGACCAGCGAGCATTTAATATATGACTAATATTATATTATATTGGTAATTATGATTAGCGGCGAACAGCTAACTGGCGGGGATCAGTCCGGCCGTATCACTATTGGTATGATTGCGCCTGACTTTGAGGCGATAACCACCCATGGTAAAATCAAACTGTCCGACTACAAAGGCAGCTGGGTAATCCTTTTCTCACATCCGGCAGACTTTACCCCTGTCTGCACTACCGAGTTCGTGGAGTTCTCCAAAAAGTACGAGGAGTTCAAGAAGCGGGGCGTGAAATTGATTGGCCTGAGCGTGGATGGGCTGAACTCTCATATCGCCTGGGTCAGGGATATTAAGGAGCATATGGGGGTAGATGTACCCTTCCCGATCATCGCAGATCTTGACACTAAAATATCCCGCCTCTACGGCATGATTCATCCGCCTGTCAGCCACATCATGCCTGTACGGTCTGTCTTCATCATCGACCCCAAAATGGTGGTGAAGATGATCATCTTCTACCCGTCCGGAGTCGGCCGGAATATCGACGAGCTGCTGAGGACTATCGATGCTTTGCAGGTGGTCGACAGGCACAGGGTGGACACGCCGGCTAACTGGCAGCCGGGGGAGCCTGTCCTGATCGAGCCGCCACATACCCAGCACGGGGCTGAAGATCGGCTTAAAGAAGGCTACGAGTGCAATACCTGGTACCTCTGTATGAAGAAGATCTGAGGCCGAAGGCTTTATGGCTGTATTGCGCCACCATATAGATTACTTTGAAGCAGTCGGACCGGGACATACTTTCAAACTATTATGGCAGCAAGCTGGAGCAATACGGTTACGATACCCGGAGCCTCGGGTGGATTCCGGGTGGCCGTAAAGCCCGGTTTACCGCACTGTCGGAGATCGGCGGCCTCGACGGGTGCAGCATCCTCGACGTCGGGTGTGGGTTCGGAGACCTGTACGGATTCCTGGTAGGCAGGGGCTTGAAAGTCGATTATACCGGCATCGACATCAACCCGAAGTTCATCGAGATCGCCCGTAGAGAATATCCCGGAGCCCGGTTTATCGCCGGAGACTTCGATGACTGCTGCCCGGGAGAAGAGTACGACTGGGCTTTCGCAGCCGGGATTTTCACCATCCGGATCAGCGATAACGAGGCTTTTGCGAAAAGCATGCTGCAGAAGATGCTGGCGGCCTCCCGCAAGGGTATTGCCGTTGATTTCCTGCTTCCCACGTACAGCGGACAGGACACCTACTGGAGGCCTGCTCCGGAAGACATGCTCCGGTTTTGCCGGACGCTTTCGAGAAGAGTCGCTCTCCGTTGCGATTACATGGCTGACGAGTACTGTGTTTACGTCTACAAAAATGATCGGTCAGACGAGCGTAACGTCTTCGAAGGCCTTTAGCTGATGTATATCTCCTGCTTATCACGTATCCTTGTTATACTTTTCACGCCGGGGCGACCTCAAATATTCTCCAGTATAGCCTTTTGAGGCCGACCAGGTGTCCGTCTCAATAAATGATATCTATTGAATCGCCAGCACGTATATTCTTCCTCTCGCACGTGCCGCCGTTGACTTCTAGCACGTATTTGCAAGGCCCGGCAGACTCGATGATGTCCCGGCTGAGGGGTGTAGCGTTTTCGTGGATGTTGATAATAGTCCCTTCCTGGTCTATGAAGATCATGTCAAGCGGTATCAGGGTGTTCTCCATCCAGAAGCTGTGTGGCTCGTTGCCCTCGAAAATAAACAGCATGCCCGAGTCGGCATCCAGCATAGTGCGGTTCATCAGGCCTCTGGCATGCTCATCCGGCTCATCCGCAATCTCTACGGCGAAGGTGTGGCGGCGGCCATCATCGCAGCTGACAACTACAGAAACCAGCGATGTCGGGGATTTCATGCCTTCATCCGTCACCTGCGGCTTGCTTATCCTGTCGGACATATACATGAACGTACTGAGCGTAATGAGCAGCAGAATAAATCCGATGATGAGGGCTGCGATCACCGGCGATCTTCTCATATCTATTTGATATGCTGATCTTCCATTTATAGTTCACTCGCTACTGCTGCCCCCATTTCCGGGCATGCTATTCATCTCGCCCGGCCACCGATCTCCCATGCGAGTTTTATACGATGCCCAGGACAGGTATGCCTGCTGGAACTGGCCTTCGTCGATGACGGGTTTCACGCCCTTCCACCGCTCCTGCAGGAAATCCTCAGGTGCGTTCGAAAACCTGGCACAGCGCATGCCCTGGCACGCTCCGAAGCCGAGGCGGTTAAATCTGGAGACATCCGTATTTTTCAGGAAGGGCATATCAATGATCCTGTGTCCTGCGCTCTCGCACCGGCACTCGATAGCTCCCTGTGCTTCTCGCCTTACGTCTGGCAATGGTTCTGACATGGTGCTGCAACGGCCTGTTTTCCCCAGCATCCGCATGACTGCGTCCGAGGCGTGCTCTGCCACGAGGCGGTAGGTGGTCAGCTTTCCTCCTGCAATTGTGATAAGCCCGGCGTCTTCAAAGATTTTGTAGTCGCGGGACAGGCTGCGCCCGTCCCCGCTGCCCAGCAGCGGCCTGATGCCTGAAAAAGCC harbors:
- a CDS encoding NAD(+)/NADH kinase translates to MQAKSVGIISRLDVKDPKSLIPAFVKHLSYKVKLSLDPVTASLCGSNEPTEIDEMYVDLVLIFGGDGTILRSLQLLPKPTPIMGINMGEVGFLTVTDPESALYMIDDIISNFEVVERQRMAVKLNEYELPCAMNEAVVITSRPAKISQFRVYVDGKFMEEFRADGIVFATPTGSTAYAMSAGGPIVDPGVDGIIIVPLAPYKLSARPWVVPGRSIIKLELLREDKESMVVVDGQYMTSVTTKDVLTFTMCENPALFVKFHDKFYDLVREKLT
- a CDS encoding DUF2268 domain-containing protein — encoded protein: MEFTVQDTLSTYRKIIAEQNAEKKTELFREELLAPYEGMFNVFGGSLRPAAGKMDAMQMLGGWSFIPPEQLGEKVLARLEVFEKYRAHDLMTEAMEKVCDAFQAYENRIPLKHLQAGLFLLDPARMDPADHGYTGFGAIPGYVMVTYGEPDAYNLSKIQPTLAHEAHHSIYSSAVPRNMMSITVGEYMIMEGLAESFATELFGRDRVGYFVEEFDMSQLPQVKEGMKQALTLSGFDVVRSYIFGDRKATKFGGKAVGMPDHAGYAVGYFIVQDYLTNTGKTVAEATFVPAVEIIRESGFFE
- a CDS encoding DUF2268 domain-containing protein; this encodes MEFTVQDTISVYRSIIEEKNKRKRREMFKNDLMLPYEGMFNAFGATLNPQRGKLDALKMLDIWKFVMPEKLDQHSLEQLEILEKNNAQGLMSETIARAIEVFKPFESRIPLKHIIAGLFLLDASRMDPVDHGYSGYGGIPGYVMLTYGELSEYNLSRLQAALAHEVHHNIRLSVMPWDPVNITVEDYLILEGLAESFGTWLYGEDKIGYYISEFPAWKLPEARQLIKDSLDKKGFGEVRNYLYGDRAPGKAKKPLGIPAFTGYKIGYEVVQAYLRKTGKTPVEATFLSAGEIIKGSGYFD
- a CDS encoding DUF790 family protein; amino-acid sequence: MLSSDLLVARVRGDTIAPAFIPPEGDHLDLARDVISIFEDHTGKKLGELYGILEEMEDQGFDYRLVRGMVSLLERRCDFTIDAAVEPAIARRAVFEAAANAYPVIGGENRKALLGKVAGTLGISPADLERSLYADLEDEMLIRAFRQPTPEELIKQYNMGLAQTLLFKATQLRFRTASGHKEILRKLKWLGLMYDAEARDGRVDITIDGPTSAIKMTERYGTSMAKLLPLIIGTPGWSVEATILRKDFSGNPKLYTFSMREDRHGSLFRPGPEKEMEFDSSAEEMFYSSFANAATGWTISREPEPLITGRYLFIPDFLLEKNRSRVYVEIAGFWTAEYLKRKVAKLKEIKDKELIVLASDQMSCEAFREIPGVIFFGRKMPIKPVLDRLKALEKADADAGAARISSKGLTIKGDVIQIAGLAEAAGESVDAIRAYLEEHPPEGYLTTKEELISDTVLTDLRAALPDSLQYGEAVTTIRHRGITSVDMVIQALGYSVKWSGLDPDSATVYRAK
- a CDS encoding DEAD/DEAH box helicase family protein; the protein is MIHLAFDKGTIVVRGNVRVPGSSWDSRSQAYRALGLFYKDIKAYLEASGFEFRDDVMDIFPSPALRIKTVLREYQEKAIAAWLRADKWGVVVLPTGSGKTLVALKAISIVHPAIVIVPTLDLVEQWKSRIEEEFGIEPGVYSGEEHRLGPVTIATYDTAYIRASELGNRFRLVVFDEVHHLPSPAYTTIAEMLACPCRLGLTATYEREDGKEKDLPRLVGGKVFEMSVENLEGVHLANYDLRRIKVDLLPEEEASYRRDYDLYRKYLSDNHIILRSPRDFERLVMRSGRDKGAREAILARHRARTTALNSRAKILELTKIFQQHSGPEDRTIIFTEHNELVYAISKEFLIPFITHTTSKDERMENLSKFRTGAYRAIVTSKVLDEGVDVPDANVGIILSGSGSRREFVQRLGRILRKKGDKKAVLYEIVAQGTMEEGSSRKRRREA
- a CDS encoding peroxiredoxin — protein: MISGEQLTGGDQSGRITIGMIAPDFEAITTHGKIKLSDYKGSWVILFSHPADFTPVCTTEFVEFSKKYEEFKKRGVKLIGLSVDGLNSHIAWVRDIKEHMGVDVPFPIIADLDTKISRLYGMIHPPVSHIMPVRSVFIIDPKMVVKMIIFYPSGVGRNIDELLRTIDALQVVDRHRVDTPANWQPGEPVLIEPPHTQHGAEDRLKEGYECNTWYLCMKKI
- a CDS encoding class I SAM-dependent methyltransferase; this translates as MKQSDRDILSNYYGSKLEQYGYDTRSLGWIPGGRKARFTALSEIGGLDGCSILDVGCGFGDLYGFLVGRGLKVDYTGIDINPKFIEIARREYPGARFIAGDFDDCCPGEEYDWAFAAGIFTIRISDNEAFAKSMLQKMLAASRKGIAVDFLLPTYSGQDTYWRPAPEDMLRFCRTLSRRVALRCDYMADEYCVYVYKNDRSDERNVFEGL
- a CDS encoding DUF192 domain-containing protein, coding for MRRSPVIAALIIGFILLLITLSTFMYMSDRISKPQVTDEGMKSPTSLVSVVVSCDDGRRHTFAVEIADEPDEHARGLMNRTMLDADSGMLFIFEGNEPHSFWMENTLIPLDMIFIDQEGTIINIHENATPLSRDIIESAGPCKYVLEVNGGTCERKNIRAGDSIDIIY